The Thunnus thynnus chromosome 2, fThuThy2.1, whole genome shotgun sequence genome includes a region encoding these proteins:
- the ccn1l2 gene encoding cellular communication network factor 1, like 2 translates to MLYPVSLCQIISSLFVLCSAAVMAEGECPAECSCPPSPPLCPPGDSWVTDHCGCCKVCARQFNEDCSATEPCDHIKGLRCHLGAGGDPERGLCRAEAQGLPCEFNGRVYQHGEDFKPNCHHQCTCMDRVVGCMPVCPHQVPLPDRLCSRPRLARSEGGCCEEWVCDDDNHISEEPDEPTHTSLPDSQPLPNHISALLQAQPQPRHPAATGGATFREMVSFPVSEVLLGSSCILQVTEWTECSTTCGMGLSSRVTNNNPDCRLVKETRLCQIRRCDLQLPVAIKKGKKCQRTVRQKEPVRITFAGCSTEKRYHPRTCGTCSDDRCCTPSLSHTVRLHFHCPDGEDFYRNVMWIQRCSCNTRCRTHSGPSSPSVSLHNDVHTFRH, encoded by the exons GCAGAAGGTGAATGCCCGGCTGAGTGCTCCTGCCCCCCCTCGCCCCCGCTGTGCCCGCCGGGTGACAGCTGGGTAACCGACCACTGTGGCTGCTGTAAAGTGTGTGCCAGGCAGTTCAACGAGGACTGCAGCGCAACCGAGCCCTGTGATCACATCAAGGGGCTACGCTGCCATCTGGGGGCCGGAGGAGACCCTGAGAGAGGACTGTGCCGAG CGGAGGCCCAGGGTCTACCCTGCGAGTTCAACGGCCGGGTGTATCAGCACGGCGAGGACTTCAAGCCCAACTGCCATCACCAATGCACCTGTATGGACAGAGTGGTGGGCTGCATGCCCGTCTGTCCTCATCAAGTTCCCCTGCCCGACAGGCTCTGCTCACGGCCCCGATTGGCCCGGTCTGAGGGTGGCTGCTGCGAGGAATGGGTGTGTGACGATGACAACCACATCAGTGAGGAGCCAGACGAGCCGACACACACCTCCCTGCCAGACAGCCAGCCCCTTCCCAACCACATCAGTGCCCTGCTGCAGGCACAGCCGCAGCCTCGGCACCCAGCTGCCACCGGAGGAGCCACGTTCAGAG AGATGGTGTCGTTCCCCGTGTCCGAGGTGTTACTGGGGTCCAGCTGTATCTTACAAGTCACTGAGTGGACCGAGTGCTCCACCACATGTGGGATGGGCTTATCAAGTCGGGTGACCAATAACAACCCAGACTGTCGGCTGGTCAAAGAGACCAGGTTGTGTCAGATCCGCCGGTGTGACCTGCAGCTTCCTGTAGCTATCAAG AAGGGTAAAAAGTGTCAGCGAACTGTCCGCCAGAAGGAACCAGTCAGAATCACCTTCGCCGGATGCTCCACAGAAAAGCGGTACCACCCTCGCACCTGTGGGACCTGCAGCGATGACCGCTGCTGCACGCCCTCCCTCTCCCACACTGTGCGGCTCCACTTTCACTGCCCAGACGGTGAGGACTTCTACCGAAATGTCATGTGGATCCAGCGCTGCAGCTGCAATACAAGGTGCCGTACACACAGCGGGCCCTCCAGCCCCTCAGTCAGCCTCCACAACGACGTCCACACCTTCAGGCACTGA